In the genome of Leptospiraceae bacterium, one region contains:
- a CDS encoding transcriptional regulator yields the protein MNDYIVYPTQGVGKIIGIEEIKIKNQKKQYYVIEIMEKKLIIKLPVENVEAAGIRNVIDKNEIKKVLKILEQEAEIPEEDWKIRYQNNLQKIKSGSIFEIAKVCRNLYKRAKDKELSLMERRLYETAFSLVTGEIAIAKGISLEESKNLVSDILSK from the coding sequence ATGAATGACTACATTGTATATCCTACACAAGGTGTGGGGAAAATTATAGGCATTGAAGAAATCAAAATCAAAAACCAAAAGAAACAATATTACGTTATAGAAATCATGGAAAAAAAACTCATCATCAAATTGCCAGTAGAGAATGTTGAAGCTGCTGGCATTCGGAACGTGATTGATAAGAACGAAATAAAGAAGGTCTTAAAAATCCTTGAACAAGAAGCTGAAATCCCAGAAGAGGATTGGAAAATACGCTATCAAAACAATTTGCAAAAAATCAAATCTGGCTCTATTTTCGAAATTGCTAAAGTTTGTCGAAATCTATACAAGCGAGCTAAAGATAAAGAACTCTCTCTAATGGAAAGAAGGCTTTATGAAACTGCATTTTCCTTAGTTACTGGGGAAATTGCTATTGCCAAAGGGATTTCCTTAGAAGAATCGAAAAATTTAGTATCCGATATTCTTTCCAAATAA
- a CDS encoding YbaB/EbfC family nucleoid-associated protein, with translation MGIFDKLKNLNEIKELKEEAEKLQEILREIEVTEEAGKGAVQVTVNGEGKVVNVILNDKFFQETDREKQQKWITIAINGAIEKSKRRVEKEMKKTGGFDKLQQLLK, from the coding sequence ATGGGAATATTCGATAAATTAAAAAATCTAAATGAAATCAAAGAACTCAAAGAAGAAGCTGAAAAACTTCAAGAAATCCTTCGAGAAATTGAAGTAACAGAAGAAGCTGGCAAAGGAGCAGTTCAAGTAACTGTCAACGGTGAAGGAAAGGTAGTCAATGTAATTTTAAACGATAAATTTTTCCAAGAAACAGATCGAGAGAAGCAACAAAAATGGATTACCATTGCCATTAATGGTGCAATCGAAAAAAGCAAAAGAAGAGTAGAAAAAGAAATGAAAAAAACAGGGGGATTCGACAAACTTCAACAACTTTTAAAATAA
- a CDS encoding 4-hydroxy-3-methylbut-2-enyl diphosphate reductase yields MRKQFQIPFTYRSSIITNIKKLRNQFDRFRKDLTPTVLNLETIILKIARHFGFCYGVENAIEIAYRAIEENPQKKIYLISEMIHNPHVNQDLQERGVQFLMKTDGTLLIPFDQIQPEDVVIIPAFGVSIEILQKIYERNPTIKIYNTTCPFVEKVWHRAESLGKKQYTIVIHGRPNHEETRATFSHAKRNAPAIVIQDKEEAKILAEFIKDERKQEEFFFYFQNRTSEGFNPQKDLQRIGVVNQTTMLATETLEISEILKNAIIQKYGDKNIEVHFADTKDTLCYATWENQSALIEMLKEHGDIAIIVGGYNSSNTSHLVEICEEKLPTFYIKDEQEILSKSQIRHLNLKTKQIEITENWLPDKTPITILLSAGASCPDSLVDKVIRKIVHLFSLEEKLEEEIQRFSLS; encoded by the coding sequence ATGAGAAAGCAATTCCAAATCCCTTTTACTTATCGTTCTTCCATCATCACAAATATAAAAAAATTACGAAATCAATTTGATCGATTTCGAAAGGATTTAACCCCCACCGTTCTTAATTTGGAAACTATAATCTTAAAGATAGCAAGACATTTTGGTTTTTGCTATGGAGTTGAAAATGCGATTGAAATTGCGTATAGAGCTATTGAGGAAAATCCCCAGAAGAAAATATATCTTATAAGCGAGATGATTCACAATCCTCATGTCAATCAGGATCTCCAAGAACGAGGCGTTCAATTTTTGATGAAAACTGATGGAACTTTATTGATTCCATTTGATCAAATCCAACCCGAAGATGTAGTTATAATCCCCGCTTTCGGAGTATCGATTGAAATTCTACAAAAAATTTACGAAAGAAATCCTACTATTAAAATTTACAATACCACTTGCCCCTTTGTTGAAAAAGTATGGCATAGAGCTGAGAGCTTAGGGAAAAAGCAATACACAATTGTCATTCACGGAAGACCTAATCACGAAGAAACAAGAGCTACGTTTTCTCATGCCAAAAGAAATGCTCCTGCCATAGTCATCCAAGATAAAGAAGAAGCTAAAATCCTGGCAGAATTTATCAAAGACGAAAGGAAACAGGAAGAATTCTTTTTTTACTTTCAAAATCGAACTTCAGAAGGTTTTAATCCCCAAAAGGACCTTCAGCGGATTGGGGTTGTAAATCAGACCACCATGTTGGCAACAGAAACTCTTGAGATCAGCGAAATTCTAAAAAATGCCATCATTCAAAAATACGGAGACAAAAACATAGAAGTTCATTTCGCTGATACAAAAGATACCCTATGTTATGCTACGTGGGAGAATCAATCTGCTTTGATAGAAATGCTGAAAGAACATGGAGATATAGCCATCATCGTGGGAGGATATAATTCCTCAAACACATCACACCTTGTTGAAATTTGTGAAGAAAAACTTCCTACTTTCTATATCAAAGACGAACAAGAAATTCTATCTAAAAGTCAAATACGCCATTTGAATTTGAAAACCAAGCAAATTGAGATCACGGAAAATTGGCTTCCTGATAAAACTCCCATTACTATTTTGCTTTCTGCTGGTGCAAGTTGTCCTGATTCTTTAGTTGATAAAGTCATTCGTAAAATTGTGCATTTGTTTTCATTAGAGGAAAAGTTAGAAGAGGAAATACAACGTTTTTCTTTAAGTTAA